The genome window TGATGATATATTTGGCATGTTAACATTAAAAACTCACATAGAGGAAACAATATCCATCAACTATGTTTGATagaacagaaatgaaaatacagaaaggAACTTGAGAATATGGAATGGACACTGAGAATGTATAATACAACTAAATGTTGGCAAAATATATCAGAACTTGAGAATATAGAACAGAACCTGAGAGTATAAAATTGAAACTTGGAAACTTGTATGTGGTTTCAGTAATATTGTGCTTCTCTTCATACAATTTATGAAGATATAACAATGATATATACCTTATACATCAGCTGCTCTTTTTAAAGGCCAATTCCAGGAATATTTGCTTACATAGCTGAAAGGTTTGACTTgacaatgacagaaaagaaaaacatttttgtaagGTAGCTGTTCATATTCAGTGAATGTTTCTGACACTCATTGCAGTAAGTTCTAGAACACTAGAGGATGTTTGACAAGCTTCTGAGTAAAATCTTTTTGTAAGTCATTGTTTACCCTCTTTTAAACCACCCTTGAAAAGACCAGTAATATCATGTGTCTATCCAGCATGCCAGTCAGTGGGAACAGGAATGATGCTGAGCTCCTGGGCCACCTCCACTGTAGAGGAAGTGATGTCTGCGATGACAgtctcaggcagcagcaggggtgtcctgtggctgcagctttacATCTATAAAGACCGAGATCTCACACTATCATTGGTCCGCCGGGCAGAGGAAGTGGGCTATCAGGCTATCTTTGTTACTGTGGATACGCCATACCTGGGGAAGAGACGGGACGACATGCGCAACCGCTTTAAACTGCCCCCACATCTGAGGTAGGAACCAATGGCAACAGTACAGGAAAGTACAATCACTTCCCAAATTCCACCATGGAGACTATAGAGCACATGGTGGCATCACCGTaagtgatgtgtgtttgtgtgtgtgtgtgcgtgtgtgtgtgcgtttgtgcgtatatgtgtgtgtgtatatgttccCAGTATGTCTAACTTCTCCACAGCATCCCTGGCTTTCTCTGAGGGAAACTATGGCAATGACAGTGGTTTGGCTGTTTATGTTGCAAAAGCAATAGACCCGTCTCTTTGCTGGGATGACATCACATGGCTGAAAAAACATACACGTCTGCCTGTGATTGTGAAAGGAATAATgaatggtacacacacacacacagaaagtatTTTATACCTTAAACTTAAATTATCACTGACAATATTACAGTCAAGATCACAATCAACAACTTGTcgttaaactgtgtgtgtgtgtgtgtgtgtgtgtgtgtgtgtgtgtgtgtgtgtgagtgtgcgtgtgtgtgtgcgtgtgcgtgtgtgcgtgtgcgtgtgtgtgttcaggtgaagATGCTCTCCAGGCTGTGAACTATGGTGTTGATGGCATAATGGTGTCCAATCACGGAGCTCGACAACTGGATGGAGTTCCTGCCacggtctgtgtgtgtgtggttctttTATAACATATCAGCTATCAGATGGTGTCATCCATCTCTCATATGATGTATGTTATCTTTTTATACTACTCACAACATAAGTTTGTTTCATTGTTCTAGTGTGATTTGGATAACCTAGCTGTAGTGAGGTATGGCCCATGTAAAATCTTGTACTGTCTAATTCTGTATCTAACATTTAGATAAGCTGATCCATTGAGATACAGATAAAGATGTGCTCATGCTGTGTTCCCATTCAAGTTGCACAAAATAGTATTGATTAGAGAAGGTCTTAGACAATAAAACCATATGTCTTGGGCACCGCTCCTCAGATCACTGCAACTCTCTTAAAAGTGTTTTCCCATTGAGTATCCTGTTTATAATAGATGCAGTCTGTGGATGCAGTGGGCGCCCTTAAAAATGGGCCAACCTAGAGTGAGAATGGCACATCTTTGCTACAGTTGAAACACATTTGTGCCACAGCATAGTATGTACATAATGTCAGTGGAGGGTAATTAGCAGGTTAAGTATGTTCTGAGACTTGAATCTGAAACTGATTACAATTATTTATCCAGCCCAGCCCCCACATGATATGATACAGTAACACATAATCATTGATTTGGTTTTATGACAGTAGAGTGTTTAAATGGCTCCACCTTGCAGCTCCTGGTGGCACAAAGGAGAACAGCATGTTAGATTTTATGAGGCTGAAGCAGGGTTGGAAGATACTGCATGCTTACTATGGCAACTGCTCTGGGGAGCTGCAaccaaaatgtgtttgaaaagctGGACACCTTTAAGTTCTACCAGACAGGAATCTGGGGGACCATATTTAATTGGAACAAGttgaaaagacacattttgtctGTTGAAAAACTGTCCAACTGTCTGGGTTGTCAGGGTTCATTATTTCGAGTTTTCCATCCCATGAGAATAGGGTTACACCAAATGGAAGAAAATGGGAGAGCGAGCCCATTGATATCAAATCCTCCTCCACAGGGGAACAATTATCAAATATATAGATCGTTTAGGAGGGTGCCACATAATTTAAAGAGATATTTTTTACAAGATAAAATGTCCTCCAACCATTCAAAGGTACTTAAATTTGGGTTTGTATGGCCAGTATAGAAGGTTGCTGGCATTACAGGAAAAATTGTGTCGCTTCACTTTATATTTAGACATAATGCTGTTTGTAGTGCTCTAACAGCACTACAAACAGCAGGGTTATAACTATGGACTAGCTACTAACTACAATTGAACCCACACAGAAATTCTTACAGCGCCATAAACATGGTCCAGTGACTGTCAAAGCTCTGCCAGCctccctgtctttctgtttctgactgtttcCAGCAGAGTAAGTGAGAGCATGGCAGTACTTGCTCACAGCTGGTTAGCTCTGATTACCAGCACCGTGACCACTCATGTTGCTATCCATGCTACACTGAGTACTGGCCAGTCAGTGTTCCCGTGTCCTCACACCCTCGTATGGTGCCACACACTACAAGGCCACAGCTCACGCAGACTTTTACAAACTGCTCCTCTGTTGCATTTTCTCCATTTCTGGAAAGGAGGGACTTCGCAAAGTTTGAGGGTGaacttactctttaacaaaacaACATCCCAAATGCCAAAAAGTCAGTTTCACTCTCAGCAGCTCTCGTCCATTTTGTTCTCtattaatatgttttaatgGTAAAAGTTTGTTCTGTTGGCTCTAGAGGATTTATTATCAAGCTATGTGGTCATACCAGCTACTAACAGGTCACAATGTAATCTAAATGCTTTGATTGCCAATAATGTGAACTaatctttctgctgctgttccactgctgACAATAAGATAATATAATATCATCTATATCACCAGACAActtttaaatgtactttataTGACaatttaaatataaagaaaaatctgtttgttttgtgtatgtagATAGATGTCTTGGAGGAGGTAGTGAGGGCAGCACAGGGTCGCTGTGATGTCTACATGGATGGAGGAGTGAGGCGTGGGACAGATGTCTTGAAAGCCTTGGCTCTGGGAGCAAAGGCTGTCTTCATTGGCCGACCAGTGCTATGGGCCCTCGCCTGTCAGGTGAGTCACCACACTCAGCTACAGTCTTAGTCTGAATCAGGAGGGGTGCTGAGAGTCCCTACTGCACTCATTATAATGTCATATCAGTGTGACATGTTGGGTTTCGTGGCTAGCCCATGAATAGCTCAAAAAATGTTAATTGTTTCCTGAACTTTAGTG of Chelmon rostratus isolate fCheRos1 chromosome 17, fCheRos1.pri, whole genome shotgun sequence contains these proteins:
- the hao1 gene encoding hydroxyacid oxidase 1 is translated as MSGQRVCVSDFEEEARKVLPKAVYDYYRSGADEQISLADNVSAFNRWCLVPRVLRDVSTVDLSVSVLGQKLSMPLCVSATAMQRMAHPEGETATARACQSVGTGMMLSSWATSTVEEVMSAMTVSGSSRGVLWLQLYIYKDRDLTLSLVRRAEEVGYQAIFVTVDTPYLGKRRDDMRNRFKLPPHLSMSNFSTASLAFSEGNYGNDSGLAVYVAKAIDPSLCWDDITWLKKHTRLPVIVKGIMNGEDALQAVNYGVDGIMVSNHGARQLDGVPATIDVLEEVVRAAQGRCDVYMDGGVRRGTDVLKALALGAKAVFIGRPVLWALACQGEKGVTELLQILKQELQLAMALSGCRSISEVSRSLVRRVELTFRM